The genomic stretch TAATGAATTTTGAGTACTTGTGAATGTTTTGGCTACATTGTTGTGTGAGAATCTCTGTATATATGTATGAAAGCACATGAAGCATGCGACATATGTTCAAACTCTCTAGCGAACTTCTGAACTTTTATGAGTTTATAAGTTCCGGTCTCGGTCTCCACGATTGAGTTTACTATTTTATGAGTAAACACTGCAAGTTTAAGAGTTGAGGATTAGGGTAAATTCATGTAAGCCACACGAGTTTAGGTTTGATTACCTCATTGATGATCAGCCTGTAAGATTACGTTGTTTAGTAATAGGTATATTCTCATAGGATATATTTGAGTTAGAATTCTAACTTTACTTGAGTTTGTTGGTTGTCCTCGATGCTTAGGGTTAAAATGACAAAATTTCATGGTGACCAAGCGTTATATAACttacaatatttattttaagaagCATATGGAAGAGAAGTTACTCGCTAGTAAACTTTTGTTACCTTGCCTGTTTTATTTATTCGACTTTTATTCTATTTCAGAACTCTATTAATTGTTTATATTGTTGCTTTTACCTTAACTGCAAGCTTGACATTTTGGGAGGACTTCACATGCTTGGATGTAACCCAGTGCATGCTAAATGGAAGCATTCTACAAGTGGCTTTAAAACACATGGATATTTGCCTTTCCGGATGTATGCCACAAATTCTATCTCTTGGAGCCAAGGTTTGTCTATTCCTATCTGTCTGTAATTTGTCTTCATAAGTGAATATACTTTCAACACCTCCTTACATCTTAACTTTGCTGGGATGATATGTGTATTCTCATAACATCATCTCATTAATTAGGCAAGTGTCTGGTGTGGCAAGCATTTAAAAATGAGTCTTTTGTCAACAGAAGATTCTCAGGAGGAAGAACATAGCTCTGTATTTTACAAGGTAGGAGTTACTTGTCAAATTCCAAGCCCTTAACCTAAAGTCATGTAAAAAGTTTATTTAAGTACACAGAAAAATAGCTTACCtggtttcattattttttaaataattatttatcgtCTATCTGgatgtgtttttttttctctttagtagtttcaatgaaattaaaatttttttcttctcgtTGCAATAAAAATAACTCCCGCAATATAGGTTTTTCTTGATTATTATACTAATCTCTCTATTCGTAAAGCCCTTTGAAGAGTTCTCAATTTCCAGTCTTGTCGAGACATTGATTTGAAAATTTTCTTAGTGATATCAAATTTCTTTTGAgctaattatatttatattgtgCAGCTTCTTCTGGAGATCCTAAGGTTTACTGCATCAACCTTTTCAGCCTTGTTGAAATTCCCTGATTTTGGTGACAAGGAGTTGATGAACATTGTTGAAACCTTCACAATAGAAGCATTAAATCTAACAAAAGATTCAATATCAGAGGCAAAGGTAATCAGTTTATCTCTGAATATGAAGCTTGACATTATGGAGCAGGTTAAACACACATTTGTATAAACATTTGTGTGGTAAATGATTTAGGATTGAACTGCAATCTACTGGCACTGTAAAATTGGTTAGCTGGCACTCTACCAGTACTGGTCATATTTTACCAAGTTTTTGACATGCACAACCATAAAGAAGTCTAACTCTTTTATTACCAAAATATGGTAGTGTGGTAGTGTCAAAATAACCTTCAGTCTCAATGAAAGATTTATTTCATTGACTTGTTAGTTATTAACTTATTATCAATCCTATGGTGTATCTCTGGAACTTTGACCCTTATGAGATGTTCTATGTataagggataaaaatgttgaGGTGGAGGAGTGCACATACCGGAAAACATAGGGTCAGGAACAAACTTATGCAGGGAAATGTTGAATTTATTAAGATAGCTGGAATTTGCCTAACTTGGTTTTATAATGTAAGTACAACAGTGGAACTATATAAGAGTAAGTTTAGAGGGTAGAGGAAGACCAAGAAGGTAAAATCTCAAAAGAAAACAATTTAGATAACACCTAATTCTAAATGAAATTTCTCCATTTGATTTTACTCTCCAACATTTTTACCTTTTGCTAAAGATATCTCTTTTCTGTCCTTAAGCAGAAAATCCCATCATTTGGACCTGACATATTGAAGGTTGCACATACCCTCATTGATGCTGTCATAAAATTGTGCAAGGGGGGTTCTGAATTGGTAAACTGGGATACCAGTGATGCAAATGTACTGAGCCTTGATAGGCCTACTGATGTTAAACATGCCATCAACATAACAAAATGTGCCATAGACAAGCTATCTCAAATTGGTGTCATTGCTGCAAATGATGGTGGCAATTCAGTCAACATTCTTAACGTATCCTGGAAAGGGGTTGTTTCTCTGCTTCAAACTGGTGGGGGACGTTTTGCTGACGTGAATGTGACAAATATAGTGTTAACTTTGCTTGCATTGATAACCGAGCCTCTGAAGTGTGCTGCTGAGTCTTGGTCCTCATCACTGAGGGAAACAGTTTCCGTGACTGAAGCAAAAAGGGTCTTTGTGCCTGTGAAATTTTTCCTGATTAATGCTGTTAAAATCTGTTCGATGTATCCTCATCAAGCCTACACGGTGTACAAGGAGATTACACACACTGTCTTGATGATCACTTCGTTTAGGATCTTTATAGGTAATGAAAATCTTCTGAAATGTGCATCTTCAGTAATTACTGACCTACTGGAGGAAACAACTTTGGATTTGGTATTGTCTCTGCTTCATTCTGATCAACTAAAACTGAAACAAAAGCTTGAGGTACTGGATTCATTGTTCACTACTGAGGGGGTTTCTGAAGGTCCAACTTTTGCTGATTGTAACATAGCATGGGTTAGTGAGATCTTCTGCAGTTCCTGTGAAGGTATGGACAGAGCAAGAATACTAATCATAAGCCGAGTTGCATTGTTCATTAACTTCCTCAGATATTCGTTTAGGCTTGATGAAGATATCAAAGTGTCGATAGTTCAGAAGCTCCATTGGATCTTGGATATCTTAAGTGAGGAATATGTGTACTGTCACATGCTTGTTTTGCAACTTCCTTTACTGTATGGATCTGGAAAGTCTGCACAGCTGGTGTGGCAGCCTATGTTTAGTTCCCTCTTGCAAGCATTCAAAACCTTCATGATTGTGATCTATTCAAGTACAGCTTGGGGAGAGTTGGAGTCTTTCTTATTAGAGAATTTCTTTCATCCGCACTTCCTTTGCTGGGAGGTTATTATGGAATGCTGGTGTTTTGTGCTGCGACATGCTGAAACACAGATGGCAAGTAGCATCATTACCAAGCTATGCTCATTACTTAAGGTGCTAGCATCCTCAAAATCAGTTTTCCTTTCTTATTCTTCCTTCCGAAAGTTGGCAAGATCAATATGCTTGCTTCTGACACATGGCGCAGAATCAATGGTTAACCAAGTGTACATGTCCCTTGTGGGAGATgggagatcagagtcttcactAATTCTGTGTTTTTCTCTGTTAACTGAAGGTTTTCCATTTGATTTACTGACAGATGAATTGAGAAACAATTCCATACAAAGAATTTTGTCTGATTATTTTGACTTCATCGACAACTTTGATGAAACAACATTGTTGAGATGCCCTTCAGGTTTGTTCGGCATTCCAGTTTTTATTCTTTCTGCTTGCCTGCAATCTCTGTGAGTATTTCATTTCCACTAGATTCCATTGgttaatttttcatttattattagttacacacacacacacttaACAAATAATTCGTTTCTCTTTCACTGAACCAGGATGTTTTACAGCTTTAACACTATTCTTGCCATTTTCTGCAGCCAGGTTGGACTATCTGATATTGATGCAAGGACCTTAAAATTTTTGGTTTCAATTACTTGTAACTATAAGagttcagaagacaaagcaatCAAGGATCAATGTCTTCGGCTTTTCAGCGAAACTCTAGGGATCATCTCATATCTGAAGCATTTGTATGCATCAAATGATATTGGACAAGTCATCAAGGCAGTTGAAAATATCTTTATCTCTGACTCTGAGCCTCCTGCAAATTTGTACAAATGCAAACCGAATTTGGCTCATTTCATGTCAGGACTCATACACATGGAAATGTTGGAAACCGATGATGACGCAAAGAGCCGTGCTGCTTGGGAATTATATCACTGTCTTCTGAGAGAGCGGCACTGGGCATTCATTCACTTGGCAATGACAGCATTTGGATATTTCGCTGCTCGCACAAAGTGCAATCAGCTATGGAGGTTTGTTCCACAAGACGCAGCACTTGCATATGATATAGTTTCAGGAGTGGAGGCAAACAAGGAGAGATTCATGGCTGCATTCAGAACATTTCTTAATAAGGAAACAGCTCTTCTCACTGTTGCACCTTGCCCTGATCAGCTTGAGTTGCTGGTAAGAGAAGGTCTTATGTTGAAACAGATGGTTCATAAGTTTTCAGCCATTGCTGAAGAGAGACAGGGATTTGAGAGCATGGAAATTGATGACAAGAACCAatcaaataagaaaagaaaacttCCAGATGGAATTAGCAGAGGAGTGGAATTGCTGAAAAGTGGTTTGAAGATTCTTGGGGATGGTCTTTCCCAGTGGCAACCAAATCAATTTGACACCAATGAACTGCATGTCAAGTGTATGACTCAGATTTCTCAACTTGAAGATGTCATTAGTCACTTTGAGGAACTAGCTGGAAGCAGTGAGGTACAATAATCTTTTCAGATATGCTGATGTTGATTACTCATCAATTCGGGTTCCATGCAACAAAATCTTATCAATCAAACACATGACAGATCAGCCCTATAAGATCTGGCTCCTTTAGAACAAAACAAAAAGGTACCTCCTTATTCCCTATCTAGTAGTTGATATTTTTCTTGTAGCACTCGTACTCTTTTAAGTATATCAACAGCAGGTGATGTAACATCAGAATACAGAATTATGTATTATGTTCTTGTAAAGGCTTGTGGCAATGCAAAATGGCACAAATAAAATGTAATCACGAGAGTTTAATCTCATTGACTGGTCCAAGAAACCTAGTAAATGGTG from Arachis stenosperma cultivar V10309 chromosome 9, arast.V10309.gnm1.PFL2, whole genome shotgun sequence encodes the following:
- the LOC130950890 gene encoding uncharacterized protein LOC130950890, yielding MLNGSILQVALKHMDICLSGCMPQILSLGAKASVWCGKHLKMSLLSTEDSQEEEHSSVFYKLLLEILRFTASTFSALLKFPDFGDKELMNIVETFTIEALNLTKDSISEAKKIPSFGPDILKVAHTLIDAVIKLCKGGSELVNWDTSDANVLSLDRPTDVKHAINITKCAIDKLSQIGVIAANDGGNSVNILNVSWKGVVSLLQTGGGRFADVNVTNIVLTLLALITEPLKCAAESWSSSLRETVSVTEAKRVFVPVKFFLINAVKICSMYPHQAYTVYKEITHTVLMITSFRIFIGNENLLKCASSVITDLLEETTLDLVLSLLHSDQLKLKQKLEVLDSLFTTEGVSEGPTFADCNIAWVSEIFCSSCEGMDRARILIISRVALFINFLRYSFRLDEDIKVSIVQKLHWILDILSEEYVYCHMLVLQLPLLYGSGKSAQLVWQPMFSSLLQAFKTFMIVIYSSTAWGELESFLLENFFHPHFLCWEVIMECWCFVLRHAETQMASSIITKLCSLLKVLASSKSVFLSYSSFRKLARSICLLLTHGAESMVNQVYMSLVGDGRSESSLILCFSLLTEGFPFDLLTDELRNNSIQRILSDYFDFIDNFDETTLLRCPSGLFGIPVFILSACLQSLQVGLSDIDARTLKFLVSITCNYKSSEDKAIKDQCLRLFSETLGIISYLKHLYASNDIGQVIKAVENIFISDSEPPANLYKCKPNLAHFMSGLIHMEMLETDDDAKSRAAWELYHCLLRERHWAFIHLAMTAFGYFAARTKCNQLWRFVPQDAALAYDIVSGVEANKERFMAAFRTFLNKETALLTVAPCPDQLELLVREGLMLKQMVHKFSAIAEERQGFESMEIDDKNQSNKKRKLPDGISRGVELLKSGLKILGDGLSQWQPNQFDTNELHVKCMTQISQLEDVISHFEELAGSSEVQ